The DNA segment GGCTTTCCTCGCGTTTTGCACATATGACGACTGCGTGTCGCGCGGGATGAATACTATCCTCTGGCCGTCGATCGCATTTGTGCTTGCACTGGCCGGATTTATTCCCTGGGTTTTCTTCCAGATAGCTTACCTGAAATTGCGGTCTCCGGTGACAAGTCCCACGATCACCGTAGATTCGATCAAGGAGCGGTATGCACAACGCCGGCTCCTCCAGCCGGGAGACAACGCGCTGCTGCGCGTAGAAGCGCTCAAGAAGTATTTTCCCGTGCGCGCCGGCGTGTTTGCGCGGACACGAGACTATGTGAAGGCTGTCGACGACGTCAACCTGTTTGTTCGGCCGGGGGAGACTTTGGGTCTGGTAGGGGAGAGCGGCTGCGGCAAAACCACGCTCGGCCGGACGATCCTGCGCCTGATTCCGCCGACTGAAGGACGGGTGTTTTTTGACGGCCTTCCCCTCGAATTGCTTACCGAATCGGAACTGCGCGTGATGCGCAAGGAGATGCAGATCATCTTTCAGGACCCGTTCGGCTCGCTTAATCCGCGGATGAACATCGAGAACATCGTCGGCGAACCGATGACCGTCCATAAAATCGCCGAGGGGACAAGAAGACGCGAAATGGTGGTCCGCCTGCTCGAACGAGTTGGACTCTCAGAAGAACACTTGGAGCGGTATCCACACGAGTTCAGCGGTGGCCAGCGACAGCGCGTCGGAATCGCAAGGAGCCTCGCGCTCAACCCGCGCTTTATCGTCTGTGACGAACCGGTTTCAGCGCTCGATGTCTCGATTCAAGCGCAGATCATTAACCTCTTAAAAGACCTGCAGGATGAATTCGGCATCTCCTATCTCTTCA comes from the Candidatus Abyssobacteria bacterium SURF_5 genome and includes:
- a CDS encoding ABC transporter ATP-binding protein; its protein translation is MNTILWPSIAFVLALAGFIPWVFFQIAYLKLRSPVTSPTITVDSIKERYAQRRLLQPGDNALLRVEALKKYFPVRAGVFARTRDYVKAVDDVNLFVRPGETLGLVGESGCGKTTLGRTILRLIPPTEGRVFFDGLPLELLTESELRVMRKEMQIIFQDPFGSLNPRMNIENIVGEPMTVHKIAEGTRRREMVVRLLERVGLSEEHLERYPHEFSGGQRQRVGIARSLALNPRFIVCDEPVSALDVSIQAQIINLLKDLQDEFGISYLFIAHDLRVVEFISHRVAVMYLGKIVELATSEELYRSPRHPYTVALMSAIPIPDPERKRKRILLPGDVPSPINPPPGCSFHPRCFNALPVCTSVVPGLIQHTPGHYYACHNPVPPNVREQNGIELAGRASA